In one Vanessa tameamea isolate UH-Manoa-2023 chromosome 10, ilVanTame1 primary haplotype, whole genome shotgun sequence genomic region, the following are encoded:
- the LOC113392042 gene encoding nidogen-like: protein MWTGGLVLLLVSCACAITRDQFYPHGQGLDQRLPRGAEVSSPEIPLNVPIVFFGETYENIFVNNYGVLSFRADIPTFLNAEFPLPYPSIAAFYANIDTTESGEVYYRETNESHVLVKAEESVQNNFHDYYDFRPTSVFIASWIDVTYASKQWQDRKNSFQIAIISNGTESFVEMLYPEREIQWIQKETQPGSMPDAKAQAGFIAEDGRLFTLRGSGSHQIRNVVSWSNTREPGKYVFRVGNITIDGTVAVPDQYDQNEVEVEEETRTCAQSGPSVCHLQARCVDYQTGICCQCSEGFYGNGKSCIKDDVPLRVHGKLNGIINDVNLNDVDIQAYVVVADGRTYTALSQAPPLLGSSLQLLTVLGGVLGWLFAKPSGTAKNGYQLTGGLFNHTADIYFPDSKDRVTINQEYIGHDVFDQITLDADIRGTIPIVSPGSRLEISEYNEEYTVVEAGLIHSVSSRTFTNKITGQKYEQRVSQTFSYNPCRYAPPSEENEISTLKVIKNYLGYETRENIVRYSTSNKIQSRGQEDPCIEGRNSCGTHSTCVVQGDSFTCVCQSGFTSIYYEDSHICVDIDECAASTHNCDSNADCYNHDGGFQCRCRDGYEGNGISCNIVSRCRDKVCDPHAQCIDNPGEEPICSCKPGFTGDGQRCWQTLNNICSRCSPYAYCSYSDQINSYNCQCNPGFSGDGEYCVEDTTSIPDVTETTEISVAPLQSTTAVISEVEYNETYVLPNCEIINDDYECFCPPGYSRYKDERNNDLCRIDSYKEPKNTSIVEENNDTSITCSMDSECPPNAICSFSGQQSQGHCVCPEGYEGDAYECIERTGSSCSCGPSAHCIDTATGEMMCVCDIGYHGDGYVCRPNFSCTNNSDCEYNAECRPDPNTDEFVCQCIEGYIKDQNDACIPDGQLCNGAVCAEHASCLYDETLEVNYCSCDEGFEGEGISKCVPLGKTCDVANDCSPNAICTTTEASYQCICREGFFGDGYTCNAEMNCRTNIYLCDSHASCLKTSEGYECECNTGYNGNGTYCEINPRQSGNFLVASDGASVYRVPFKVTPREFATPLNSAIYQIAVGIDVDCLTGRIYWGDVGASAIKRTSYDGSNFEQFLAYDIQSPEGMSVDWTSRNIFWTDSKKLTIEVANLDTKVKKVLFKRDGIFNPRGIAVHPGKGKIFWTDWNRNGPKIEWANMDGSQRGVFLDKSEVKLPNSLAIDWSRDRLCFTDAGLYTIKCVSIDTLESETIVANCSYPFGLAISGDSYYWTDWKTLKIEYINNLTLQRGQVPIATASRRLYGVTVAPEQCPNQSNICQYRNGQCDPNQICLPDGKGGRTCAAGDNYSY from the exons ATGTGGACGGGCGGGCTGGTGCTATTACTCGTTTCGTGCGCTTGCGCTATAACGCGGGACCAATTCTACCCCCATGGACAAGGGCTCGACCAGCGATTGCCGCGGGGAGCTGAGGTCTCCTCCCCAGAAATACCGTTGAACGTACCCATCGTCTTCTTTGGCGAgacttatgaaaatattttc GTAAACAATTATGGCGTGTTGTCGTTCAGAGCAGATATTCCAACCTTTCTTAACGCTGAGTTTCCCCTACCGTATCCATCTATAGCCGCGTTTTACGCGAACATTGACACCACAGAATCGGGCGAGGTTTACTATAGAGAAACCAATGAATCACATGTGCTGGTCAAGGCGGAAGAGAGCGTGCAAAATAACTTTCACGATTACTACGATTTTAGACCTACGAGCGTGTTTATTGCCAGCTGGATAGACGTTACTTATGCGAGCAAACAATGGCAAGATCGTAAGAATAGCTTCCAAATTGCTATTATTAGTAACGGCACAGAGAGTTTTGTGGAAATGTTGTATCCTGAAAGGGAAATACAATGGATACAAAAGGAGACGCAGCCAGGCAGTATGCCTGATGCGAAGGCCCAGGCTGGATTCATTGCGGAAGACGGCCGTCTCTTCACACTTAGAGGCTCTGGTAGTCATCAGATTAGGAATGTTGTTTC ATGGTCTAACACTCGTGAACCCGGAAAATACGTATTCCGCGTAGGAAACATAACAATAGATGGTACCGTAGCCGTCCCCGACCAATACGATCAGAACGAAGTAGAAGTAGAGGAGGAGACAAGAACGTGCGCTCAGAGTGGCCCCAGCGTCTGTCACTTACAAGCAAGATGTGTCGATTATCAAACCGGTATTTGCTGCCAATGTAGTGAAGGCTTCTACGGAAACGGAAAATCTTGCATTAAAGACGATGTTCCATTAAGAGTTCACGGAAAGTTAAATGGTATTATCAACGACGTTAATCTTAACGATGTAGACATCCAAGCATACGTAGTAGTTGCCGATGGAAGAACTTATACAGCTCTTTCACAAGCACCACCACTGTTAGGAAGCAGTTTACAACTTTTAACTGTACTTGGTGGCGTATTAGGATGGCTTTTCGCCAAGCCGTCGGGAACGGCGAAAAACGGATATCAATTAACCGGTGGACTTTTTAATCACACAGCCGATATATATTTCCCAGACTCCAAGGACAGGGTCACGATTAATCAAGAATATATTGGGCATGATGTATTCGATCAGATAACCCTAGATGCTGATATTCGTGGTACGATTCCGATTGTATCGCCGGGATCAAGATTGGAAATTTCTGAATATAACGAAGAGTACACCGTTGTGGAAGCTGGTCTCATACACAGTGTTTCATCTAGAACGTTTACCAATAAAATTACTGGACAAAAGTACGAACAGAGAGTATCTCAAACGTTTTCATACAACCCATGTAGATATGCACCACCGTCTgaagaaaatgaaatttcaaCTTTGAAGGTTATTAAGAATTACTTAGGCTACGAAACCAGGGAAAATATTGTTAGATATAGTACTAGTAACAAAATTCAATCGAGGGGTCAAGAAGATCCTTGTATAGAGGGGCGAAATTCCTGTGGTACTCATAGCACATGCGTTGTACAAGGGGACTCATTTACATGTGTATGTCAATCAGGTTTCACTAGTATTTACTATGAGGATTCTCATATTTGTGTAGATATAGATGAATGTGCAGCTTCCACTCACAATTGTGACAGCAATGCTGATTGTTACAATCACGATGGCGGTTTTCAATGTAGATGTCGGGACGGTTATGAAGGGAATGGTATTAGTTGCAATATAGTGTCACGTTGTAGAGACAAGGTATGTGATCCTCATGCACAATGTATAGATAACCCCGGGGAAGAGCCAATTTGTTCATGTAAGCCAGGATTTACTGGAGATGGGCAGAGATGTTGGCAAACACTTAATAACATATGCAGCAGATGTTCACCGTATGCTTACTGTAGCTATTCAGATCAAATAAACAGTTACAATTGTCAGTGCAATCCGGGTTTTAGTGGTGATGGTGAATATTGTGTTGAAGATACCACTTCAATACCAGATGTAACAGAGACCACCGAAATATCTGTTGCTCCTCTACAGTCAACGACTGCAGTGATATCTGAAGTTGAATATAATGAAACGTATGTGCTTCCAAATTGTGAAATTATTAACGACGATTATGAGTGCTTCTGTCCTCCTGGATATTCAAGATATAAAGATGAACGAAATAATGATTTGTGCCGTATAGATAGTTATAAAGAACCAAAGAATACAAGTATCGTTGAGGAGAATAATGACACTTCAA tTACTTGCAGCATGGACTCGGAGTGTCCACCGAATGCGATTTGTTCATTCTCAGGGCAGCAATCACAAGGACATTGTGTGTGTCCTGAAGGATACGAAGGAGATGCTTATGAGTGCATCGAACGAACTGGTTCGAGTTGTTCATGCGGCCCCAGTGCTCACTGCATTGACACAGCTACCGGTGAAATGATGTGTGTCTGTGATATTGGTTATCATGGCGATGGATATGTGTGTAGACCCAATTTTAGTTGTACGAACAATTCTGATTGTGAATATAATGCAGAATGTCGACCAGATCCGAACACTGATGAATTTGTTTGCCAATGTATAGAAGGTTATATTAAAGATCAAAACGATGCTTGTATACCAGATGGACAGCTATGTAATGGAGCAGTATGCGCAGAACATGCTTCTTGCCTCTATGATGAAACACTAGAGGTTAATTATTGTAGTTGTGATGAAGGATTCGAAGGTGAAGGCATTTCGAAATGTGTTCCTTTAGGCAAGACGTGTGATGTAGCGAACGACTGTAGTCCAAATGCGATCTGTACGACAACAGAAGCATCGTATCAATGTATATGTCGTGAGGGATTTTTCGGTGATGGTTACACTTGCAATGCTGAAATGAATTGCAGAACGAACATTTATCTTTGCGATAGTCACGCTTCCTGCTTGAAGACTAGTGAAGGATACGAATGCGAATGTAATACAGGTTATAATGGCAATGGAACTTACTGCGAGATAAATCCGAGACAATCAGGAAATTTCTTAGTTGCCAGTGATGGGGCATCAGTCTACCGCGTACCTTTTAAAGTGACTCCACGAGAATTCGCTACTCCACTTAATAGTGCTATATACCAGATAGCAGTTGGTATCGATGTCGACTGCCTTACTGGAAGAATTTATTGGGGCGACGTTGGTGCCAGCGCTATTAAGAGAACCTCATACGACGGATCaaattttgaacaatttttggCATACG atATCCAATCACCTGAAGGAATGTCTGTAGATTGGACGTCAAGAAATATATTCTGGACTGATTCAAAGAAACTTACAATTGAAGTAGCAAATTTAGACACgaaagtaaaaaaagttttgttcaAAAGGGATGGGATATTTAACCCTCGTGGCATTGCAGTTCATCCTGGAAAAGG taaaattttctgGACTGACTGGAATCGCAATGGACCTAAAATCGAATGGGCTAACATGGACGGCTCACAAAGAGGAGTCTTTTTAGATAAATCGGAAGTGAAGTTACCAAACTCTTTAGCTATAGATTGGTCGAGAGATCGTCTTTGCTTCACTGATGCCGGCCTCTACACTATTAAATGCGTTAGCATTGATACTTTGGAAAGTGAAACAATTGTAGCCAATTGCTCATATCCATTTGGTCTAGCGATCAGCGGAGACAGCTACTATTGGACAGATTggaaaac attaaaaatcgagtacatcaataatttaaccCTGCAAAGAGGACAAGTTCCTATTGCCACTGCGTCAAGAAGGCTGTATGGAGTAACAGTTGCGCCAGAGCAGTGTCCAAATCAAAGTAACATCTGTCAATACAGAAACGGGCAATGTGATCCGAATCAAATATGCTTGCCAGATGGTAAGGGCGGCAGAACGTGTGCGGCTGGAGACAATTATTCTTATTGA
- the LOC113392072 gene encoding transmembrane protein 50A codes for MSCFDNLSMPSCIWFESGEKRNILASIFAGLLFFTGWWFIIDAASVYPGELPNAAHVCGVMATLSLLMVNSVSNAQVRGETYTGGCMGPRGARLWLFLGFVVGFASLIAACWILFANYVNAGSSKHTWPGVSLFMQNAFIFAGSLVFKFGRTEDVWG; via the exons ATGAGCTGTTTCGACAACTTATCTATGCCGAGCTGTATTTGGTTCGAAAGTGGAGAAAAACGGAACATCCTAGCCTCTATCTTCGCAGGTTTACTG TTTTTCACTGGCTGGTGGTTCATTATTGATGCAGCATCAGTGTATCCAGGAGAGTTGCCAAATGCTGCTCATGTGTGTGGTGTGATGGCCACACTTTCTCTACTCATGGTCAACTCGGTGTCTAATGCCcag GTCCGTGGTGAAACATACACAGGTGGTTGTATGGGCCCACGCGGGGCTCGCCTCTGGCTGTTTCTCGGTTTCGTGGTGGGCTTTGCCTCACTCATTGCCGCCTGCTGGATACTGTTTGCAAACTACGTTAATGCAG GTAGCAGCAAACACACATGGCCTGGTGTGAGCCTATTCATGCAAAATGCTTTCATTTTCGCTGGATCTTTAGTGTTTAAATTTGGTCGCACTGAGGATGTCTGGGGTTAG